In a genomic window of Pseudoxanthomonas sp. Root65:
- a CDS encoding squalene/phytoene synthase family protein, which translates to MSDSAALDSFLDKWRARWPEWSVAEVFVAPARRDIAVAWFALLQEFDDVLNVSGDPMPADAKLAWWSEELRGWSAQRSRHPLGRRLEPVRAAWSALGDALPALVAARETPSSGEAAFAALAGYGAAVAAVEAEVLGRAPATDAVVAQVLAARLADLGASAVPTAFRQPDDGAAVPAWATDLLRRWDGRREGARERRVLAAYMRGRVVRLARQGVPAALPSRPVLLFAGWRAARGD; encoded by the coding sequence ATGTCCGACTCCGCCGCCCTCGACAGCTTTCTCGACAAATGGCGTGCACGGTGGCCAGAGTGGTCGGTGGCCGAGGTGTTCGTCGCGCCGGCGCGCCGTGACATCGCCGTGGCATGGTTCGCGTTGCTGCAGGAGTTCGATGACGTACTGAACGTCAGCGGCGACCCCATGCCCGCCGATGCCAAGCTGGCGTGGTGGAGCGAGGAACTGCGGGGCTGGAGCGCGCAGCGTTCGCGCCACCCGTTGGGCCGCCGGCTGGAGCCGGTGCGTGCCGCATGGTCTGCGCTGGGCGACGCCTTGCCCGCCTTGGTGGCCGCGCGTGAAACCCCGTCGTCGGGCGAAGCGGCCTTCGCCGCGCTGGCGGGCTATGGCGCGGCCGTCGCCGCAGTGGAGGCCGAGGTGCTGGGGCGTGCGCCCGCGACGGATGCGGTCGTTGCACAGGTGCTGGCCGCTCGTCTGGCCGACCTGGGCGCGTCCGCCGTGCCGACCGCCTTCCGTCAGCCGGACGACGGGGCGGCCGTGCCCGCTTGGGCGACGGACCTGCTGCGGCGATGGGACGGACGGCGGGAAGGCGCGCGCGAACGTCGCGTCCTCGCCGCCTACATGCGGGGAAGGGTGGTGCGCCTGGCCCGACAGGGCGTGCCGGCGGCATTGCCGTCGCGTCCCGTGTTGCTGTTCGCCGGCTGGCGCGCCGCCCGCGGCGACTGA
- the folE2 gene encoding GTP cyclohydrolase FolE2 has translation MIMSPSLPAVPRADLPDVAHQRVPLARPLDWVGMEHIALPVRVADGQGGHLQVAASIDLSVNLANADARGIHMSRLYLQLQDGLAREAITPAGLRHLLQDSVASQAGLATSAHLKVRYDALLQRKALESDYAGWKRYPVEIDATLVDGHLHLALAFSVEYSSTCPASAALSRQANAERFVGDFATAQGVSVAAVHDWLASERGLAATPHAQRSRASVRVELRPQFDELPLVALVDAIEAALGTPVQTAVKRVDEQAFARLNAENLMFCEDAARRVASVLSGDARVARYDATVAHYESLHPHDAVARVSGSND, from the coding sequence ATGATCATGTCGCCCTCGCTCCCTGCGGTGCCCCGCGCCGACCTTCCCGATGTCGCCCATCAACGCGTGCCGCTGGCCCGTCCGCTGGACTGGGTGGGCATGGAACACATCGCGCTGCCGGTGCGCGTCGCCGACGGGCAGGGCGGACACCTGCAGGTCGCCGCCAGCATCGACCTGTCGGTGAACCTGGCCAACGCCGATGCACGTGGCATCCACATGTCGCGCCTGTACCTGCAGCTGCAGGACGGGCTGGCGCGTGAGGCGATCACGCCGGCCGGACTGCGGCACCTGTTGCAGGACAGCGTGGCGTCGCAGGCGGGACTGGCCACCAGCGCACACCTGAAGGTCCGCTACGACGCCCTCCTGCAGCGCAAGGCGCTGGAGAGCGATTACGCCGGCTGGAAGCGCTACCCGGTGGAGATCGACGCCACGCTGGTCGACGGCCATCTCCATCTGGCGCTGGCGTTCTCGGTCGAGTATTCCAGCACGTGTCCCGCCTCCGCCGCACTGTCGCGGCAGGCCAATGCCGAGCGCTTCGTCGGCGATTTCGCCACCGCGCAGGGGGTGTCGGTCGCGGCCGTACACGACTGGCTGGCCTCCGAGCGCGGCCTGGCCGCCACTCCGCATGCCCAGCGCAGCCGCGCCAGCGTGCGCGTGGAATTGCGGCCGCAGTTCGACGAATTGCCGCTGGTGGCGCTGGTCGATGCCATCGAAGCCGCCCTCGGCACGCCCGTGCAGACCGCGGTCAAGCGCGTCGACGAACAGGCGTTCGCCCGCCTCAACGCCGAAAACCTGATGTTCTGTGAGGACGCCGCCCGCCGCGTGGCATCCGTCCTCTCCGGCGACGCCCGCGTGGCCCGCTACGACGCCACCGTGGCGCACTACGAAAGCCTGCATCCGCACGATGCCGTGGCCCGGGTCAGCGGCAGCAACGACTGA
- a CDS encoding GGDEF domain-containing protein, with protein sequence MSRLADDAPAREVVSGALDGRFVPARDGLIFESVTEPRWWRVVSPVDVDAGLQPHLVVRAPYQNRITLWIGDGPPLTRSLFADDADLAFSARALAFPLPDGVRAGQPLYLRVQSVGGTPMPLSIEPLRSVHRQDLEHVTWRAMVLGAMGVLTVLALGFCIGLGERSYGFLALTLLSQALFLALAGGELRSVEIFGHVLGSDPRMARVAGMLSVIASNTFLAFYLELARNGPRILWLMRACNLLLGGLILASLATTHTWVPRLGNGVLLLATAAVLLAAINGTLRRQRPAFFLLLSWLPMMLLTAARVGELLGWWVGPVWLIHAFPMGFALAGLVLTVGLADRMQQLRRDRDHASQLAAQDTLTGVLSRTAIIEQLQREVEFAHAQGTPLSVVFFDIDHFKRINDEHGHPVGDQSLRLVATRTRGKLRKRDFLGRYGGDEMLVLLPDTTFDNALVVAEHLRAAVNNRPLTIDGRVIDTSLSLGVAQLAEGETFERLLERVDVALYSSKSAGRDRVTGDLSLQPGDA encoded by the coding sequence GTGTCCCGGCTCGCGGACGACGCGCCCGCGCGCGAGGTCGTGTCCGGCGCGCTCGACGGGCGCTTCGTACCCGCCCGCGACGGTCTGATCTTCGAGTCCGTGACCGAACCGCGCTGGTGGCGCGTGGTCAGCCCGGTGGATGTGGATGCCGGCCTGCAGCCGCACCTGGTGGTGCGCGCGCCGTATCAGAACCGCATCACCCTGTGGATCGGCGACGGGCCGCCGCTGACGCGGAGCCTGTTCGCCGACGACGCCGACCTGGCGTTCTCGGCGCGCGCATTGGCGTTCCCGCTGCCTGACGGCGTGCGTGCCGGGCAGCCACTCTACCTGCGCGTGCAATCGGTAGGCGGCACGCCCATGCCGTTGTCCATCGAGCCGTTGCGGTCGGTCCATCGGCAGGACCTGGAACACGTCACCTGGCGCGCGATGGTGCTGGGTGCGATGGGCGTGCTGACGGTACTGGCGCTGGGCTTCTGCATCGGGCTGGGCGAGCGCAGCTACGGCTTCCTTGCGCTGACCCTGCTGTCGCAGGCGCTGTTCCTGGCACTGGCCGGCGGCGAGTTGCGCAGCGTCGAGATCTTCGGCCACGTGCTGGGTTCGGACCCACGCATGGCGCGCGTGGCGGGCATGCTGTCGGTGATCGCCAGCAACACCTTCTTGGCGTTCTACCTGGAACTTGCGCGGAATGGGCCCCGCATCTTGTGGTTGATGCGGGCCTGCAACTTGCTGCTGGGCGGCCTGATCCTCGCGTCGCTGGCCACCACCCACACGTGGGTGCCGCGGCTGGGCAATGGCGTGCTGCTGCTCGCCACGGCCGCCGTGCTGCTGGCCGCCATAAACGGCACGCTGCGGCGGCAGCGGCCCGCCTTCTTCCTGCTGCTCTCGTGGCTGCCGATGATGCTGCTGACCGCCGCGCGCGTGGGCGAACTGCTCGGCTGGTGGGTGGGACCGGTCTGGTTGATCCATGCGTTCCCGATGGGCTTCGCACTGGCCGGCCTGGTGCTCACCGTCGGTCTGGCCGACCGCATGCAACAGCTGCGGCGCGATCGCGACCACGCCAGCCAACTCGCCGCACAGGACACACTGACGGGCGTGCTGTCGCGGACGGCGATCATCGAGCAGTTGCAGCGTGAAGTGGAGTTCGCCCATGCACAGGGCACGCCGCTGTCGGTGGTGTTCTTCGACATCGACCACTTCAAGCGCATCAACGACGAACACGGCCATCCCGTGGGCGACCAGAGTCTGCGTCTTGTGGCCACCCGTACGCGCGGCAAGCTACGCAAGCGCGATTTCCTCGGCCGCTACGGCGGCGACGAAATGCTGGTGCTGCTGCCCGATACCACGTTCGACAACGCGCTGGTCGTGGCCGAGCATTTGCGGGCCGCAGTGAACAACCGTCCCCTGACCATCGATGGCCGCGTCATCGATACCAGTCTCAGCCTGGGCGTGGCGCAGCTGGCCGAAGGCGAAACCTTCGAGCGGCTGCTGGAGCGTGTGGACGTGGCGCTTTACTCCAGCAAATCGGCCGGACGCGACCGCGTCACCGGCGACCTTTCCCTGCAACCAGGAGATGCCTGA
- a CDS encoding M23 family metallopeptidase, with the protein MPLVAAQDAASIAPVSQEERVVFPASVSQGALVFGKVPPGSQVRYRDRLLRSTGYGTVVLGVGRDETGPLTVDVTTPSGRTESVVVAVTPRDWPLERVNGVPPKTVDPPAEIAARIQREQAMVTAARLRDDDRADFALPFQWPVQGRISGRFGNGRIYNGKPGAGHSGMDIAAPTGTPIKAPAGGIVTFASPDLYLTGGTVLLDHGHGVSSNFLHLSRIDVKVGDRIEPGQVIGAVGATGRATGPHLHWGMNWFDVRIDPLLVLERGK; encoded by the coding sequence ATTCCGCTGGTCGCCGCGCAGGATGCCGCGTCGATAGCGCCGGTTTCGCAGGAAGAGCGTGTGGTGTTCCCGGCGAGCGTGTCGCAGGGCGCGCTGGTGTTCGGCAAGGTGCCGCCGGGAAGCCAGGTGCGTTATCGCGACCGCCTGCTGCGCAGCACCGGTTACGGTACCGTCGTGCTCGGCGTGGGCCGCGATGAAACGGGGCCGCTGACCGTGGACGTCACCACGCCGTCCGGCCGCACGGAATCGGTCGTCGTCGCGGTGACCCCGCGCGACTGGCCGCTCGAACGCGTCAACGGCGTGCCGCCGAAGACGGTCGACCCGCCCGCGGAGATCGCCGCCCGCATCCAGCGCGAACAGGCGATGGTCACCGCCGCGCGCCTCCGCGACGATGATCGCGCCGACTTCGCCCTGCCGTTCCAGTGGCCGGTGCAAGGCCGCATCAGCGGCCGCTTCGGCAATGGCCGCATCTACAACGGCAAGCCTGGCGCCGGCCACTCGGGCATGGACATCGCGGCGCCGACCGGTACTCCGATCAAGGCGCCCGCGGGTGGCATCGTGACCTTCGCATCCCCCGACCTCTATCTGACGGGTGGCACCGTGCTGCTCGACCACGGCCACGGCGTCAGTTCCAACTTCCTGCACCTGTCGCGCATCGACGTGAAGGTGGGCGACCGCATCGAGCCGGGCCAGGTGATCGGCGCCGTCGGCGCGACCGGGCGTGCGACGGGGCCACATCTGCATTGGGGGATGAACTGGTTCGATGTGCGCATCGACCCTCTGCTGGTCCTCGAACGCGGGAAGTAA
- a CDS encoding dihydroorotase: MPATVIVNARLVNEGRVTEGDLRIEDGRIARIAAEIRPQGDDLVIDAAGRLLLPGMIDDQVHFREPGMPHKGDMATESAAAVAGGLTTFMDMPNTSPPTLDAAALEDKYQRAKGRAWGNYGFYMGASNDNLEAIRTLDPKTAPGIKVFMGASTGNMLVDNPDTLDAIFREAPTPIITHCEDTPTIDANLAAFQAKYGDALSAEHHPDIRSREACIKSTRLAMSLARKHGTRLHVLHISTADELALFTPGPLVHADGARKQITAETCIHFLRFDRADYAALGNLIKCNPAIKDASDREVLIRALVDDVIDVLATDHAPHTLEEKEKPYVQAPSGLPLVQYALVAALELVHEGRMDVTRVVQKFAHAPAQLFDVKERGYLREGYFADLVLIDDEPLTVKREDVLSKVGWSPFEGRTFRSRIGATWVNGRMVWNGEHLVGTPNGQRLEFAR; this comes from the coding sequence ATGCCCGCCACCGTCATCGTCAACGCCCGTCTGGTCAATGAAGGCCGCGTCACCGAAGGTGACCTGCGCATCGAGGACGGCCGCATCGCCCGCATCGCCGCCGAGATCCGGCCGCAGGGCGACGACCTCGTGATCGACGCCGCCGGTCGGCTGCTGCTGCCGGGGATGATCGACGACCAGGTGCATTTCCGCGAACCGGGCATGCCGCACAAGGGCGACATGGCGACCGAGTCGGCGGCGGCCGTGGCCGGTGGCCTGACCACCTTCATGGACATGCCCAACACCAGCCCGCCCACGCTCGACGCCGCTGCGCTGGAAGACAAGTACCAGCGCGCCAAGGGCCGCGCCTGGGGCAACTACGGCTTCTACATGGGCGCCAGCAACGACAACCTGGAGGCGATCCGCACGCTGGACCCGAAGACCGCGCCGGGGATCAAGGTGTTCATGGGCGCCTCCACCGGCAACATGCTGGTCGACAATCCGGACACGCTGGACGCGATCTTCCGCGAAGCGCCCACGCCCATCATCACCCACTGCGAAGACACGCCGACCATCGACGCCAACCTGGCGGCGTTCCAGGCGAAGTACGGCGACGCCCTGTCGGCCGAACACCACCCCGACATCCGCAGCCGCGAGGCCTGCATCAAGTCCACCCGGCTGGCGATGTCGCTGGCGCGCAAGCACGGCACACGCCTGCATGTGCTGCACATCTCCACCGCCGACGAACTGGCGCTGTTCACCCCCGGCCCGCTGGTGCACGCGGATGGCGCGCGCAAGCAGATCACCGCCGAAACCTGCATCCACTTCCTGCGCTTCGACCGCGCCGACTACGCCGCACTCGGCAACCTGATCAAGTGCAACCCGGCCATCAAGGACGCCAGCGACCGCGAGGTGCTGATCCGTGCGCTGGTGGACGACGTGATCGACGTGCTGGCGACCGACCACGCGCCGCACACGCTGGAAGAGAAGGAAAAGCCCTACGTGCAGGCGCCCTCCGGCCTGCCGCTGGTGCAGTACGCGCTGGTCGCCGCACTGGAACTGGTGCACGAAGGACGTATGGACGTGACCCGCGTGGTGCAGAAGTTCGCCCATGCGCCGGCGCAGCTGTTCGACGTGAAGGAGCGCGGCTACCTGCGCGAAGGCTACTTCGCCGATCTGGTGCTGATCGACGATGAGCCGCTCACCGTGAAGCGCGAGGACGTGCTGTCCAAGGTCGGCTGGTCGCCGTTCGAAGGCCGTACGTTCCGCTCTCGGATCGGCGCCACCTGGGTCAATGGCCGCATGGTCTGGAATGGCGAACACCTGGTCGGCACCCCCAATGGGCAGCGCCTGGAGTTCGCACGTTGA
- the yidD gene encoding membrane protein insertion efficiency factor YidD, whose translation MLARLLILLLKGYKRFISPMLGPRCRFVPSCSEYAMEAIGRFGPVKGGWLALRRIGRCHPLHPGGYDPVPPCGHAHPSPSCPSRNP comes from the coding sequence ATGCTCGCCCGCCTGCTCATCCTGCTGCTGAAGGGCTACAAGCGCTTCATCAGTCCTATGCTAGGGCCGCGCTGCCGCTTCGTCCCGTCGTGCTCGGAGTACGCCATGGAGGCGATCGGCCGCTTCGGCCCGGTCAAGGGCGGCTGGCTGGCGCTTCGCCGGATCGGCCGCTGCCATCCCCTGCACCCCGGCGGATACGATCCGGTGCCGCCCTGCGGCCACGCGCACCCCTCCCCTTCTTGCCCCTCCAGGAACCCCTGA
- the dksA gene encoding RNA polymerase-binding protein DksA, which translates to MAAKKPAKKAAKAAKKPAQTVAKKPVVKKAVAKKPAPKPVAKKAAPKPVAKKPAAKKAAPAKKAAPAKKPVAKPAAKKAVPVKKAVAKVTKPAVVKKPAPAPATKAPAAKAAPAKAPAKSAKPAPTPAPKPAAKPAPAKSAPTAAATKTPVPVTAAKAAAPAPAPAAKVPSPPKPVPVPKTNTKNAKTAAAVEAPLSPRPAVARPVGKVAVAVAARPSAPVVRGKVKEVPYKTDEATGRPIVPTGYKPSPDEEYMSTLQLEYFRQRLLQWRGDLVEESKQTIENLKDEVRDIGDEAERATRETENSLELRTRDRYRKLIGKIDSTLKRLDAGDYGYCVDTGEEIGLDRLEARLTAERTIDAQERWEHLQKQQGD; encoded by the coding sequence GTGGCTGCAAAGAAACCTGCGAAGAAGGCCGCCAAGGCCGCCAAGAAACCCGCTCAGACCGTCGCCAAGAAGCCTGTCGTGAAGAAGGCTGTCGCCAAGAAGCCGGCCCCCAAGCCGGTCGCGAAGAAAGCGGCCCCCAAGCCTGTCGCCAAGAAACCGGCTGCCAAGAAGGCCGCTCCGGCCAAGAAGGCGGCCCCGGCGAAGAAGCCCGTGGCCAAGCCTGCGGCCAAGAAGGCAGTGCCGGTCAAGAAGGCGGTCGCCAAGGTAACCAAGCCCGCAGTCGTCAAGAAACCTGCGCCCGCGCCGGCCACCAAGGCGCCCGCCGCCAAGGCGGCTCCGGCGAAGGCACCGGCCAAGTCCGCAAAGCCCGCTCCCACCCCCGCACCGAAGCCTGCTGCAAAGCCGGCTCCGGCAAAGTCCGCCCCCACCGCGGCTGCGACCAAGACTCCCGTGCCTGTGACCGCCGCGAAGGCGGCTGCCCCGGCCCCGGCGCCCGCCGCCAAGGTTCCGTCCCCCCCGAAGCCTGTGCCAGTCCCGAAAACGAATACCAAGAACGCCAAAACCGCTGCTGCCGTCGAAGCGCCCCTCAGCCCCCGTCCCGCCGTCGCCCGTCCCGTGGGGAAGGTTGCGGTCGCCGTGGCGGCCCGGCCTTCCGCGCCGGTCGTGCGCGGCAAGGTGAAAGAAGTGCCCTACAAGACCGATGAAGCCACCGGTCGTCCGATCGTGCCGACCGGCTACAAGCCCTCACCCGACGAGGAGTACATGAGCACCCTCCAGCTCGAGTACTTCCGCCAGCGCCTGCTGCAATGGCGTGGCGACCTGGTCGAGGAATCCAAGCAGACCATCGAGAACCTCAAGGACGAAGTCCGCGACATCGGCGACGAGGCCGAGCGTGCGACCCGCGAGACCGAGAACTCGCTGGAGCTGCGTACCCGCGACCGCTACCGCAAGCTGATCGGCAAGATCGACAGCACGCTCAAGCGGCTGGACGCGGGCGATTACGGCTACTGCGTCGATACCGGCGAAGAGATCGGCCTCGATCGCCTGGAGGCGCGCCTCACCGCCGAGCGCACCATCGACGCGCAGGAGCGCTGGGAGCACCTGCAGAAGCAGCAGGGTGACTGA
- a CDS encoding MFS transporter, with the protein MSGTGTPSAFSLLRNRGYAAVLAYRICALLSYQIVAVTVGWHIYELTRDPFSLGLVGLAEVLPFFCVAPFAGYLVDHLPRRRVGIIACAALATTAAILVAVAAGRLPFHGTWPIYAAIALTGMARSFLGPVYNALFAKVLPREDFVRAAGLGSVIFQAALVTGPALGGLLVGFGGKTLSYAMAVVFALMAAIVLARLRVEEPGPPAVSLPVFASIAQGARFVLGNQIMLGAMALDMFSVLLGGVVAMLPAFIHDILHYGPEGLGILRAMPAAGSVCVGLWLARHPLQQHAGRVLLFAVAGFGLAVIAFGLSRSFWLSAGILLFYGMCDGVSVVVRSTILQLSTPDDMRGRVSSINGIFVSSSNELGAFYAGTMARLLGLVPAVIVGGFAILAVAGVTAWKAPRLRRLDLRELQ; encoded by the coding sequence GTGAGCGGAACCGGTACACCTTCCGCGTTCTCGCTGCTGCGCAACCGTGGCTATGCGGCGGTACTGGCGTACCGCATCTGCGCGCTGCTGTCGTACCAGATCGTCGCGGTTACCGTCGGCTGGCATATCTACGAACTGACCCGCGATCCGTTCTCGCTGGGCCTGGTGGGCCTGGCGGAAGTGCTGCCCTTCTTCTGCGTGGCGCCGTTCGCCGGCTACCTCGTCGATCACCTCCCACGGCGGCGCGTGGGCATCATCGCCTGCGCGGCGCTGGCGACCACGGCAGCGATCCTGGTCGCCGTCGCCGCCGGACGGTTGCCGTTCCACGGCACATGGCCGATCTACGCCGCCATCGCGCTGACCGGGATGGCGCGCTCCTTCCTCGGTCCGGTCTACAACGCGTTGTTCGCGAAGGTGCTGCCGCGCGAGGACTTCGTACGGGCGGCGGGGCTGGGCAGCGTAATCTTCCAGGCGGCGCTGGTCACCGGCCCCGCGCTGGGCGGCCTGCTGGTGGGTTTCGGTGGCAAGACGCTGTCGTACGCGATGGCGGTGGTGTTCGCGCTGATGGCGGCCATCGTGCTGGCGCGCCTGCGCGTGGAAGAGCCGGGACCGCCGGCGGTCAGCCTGCCGGTGTTCGCCAGCATCGCGCAGGGTGCGCGCTTCGTGCTGGGTAACCAGATCATGCTGGGCGCAATGGCGCTGGACATGTTCTCGGTGCTGCTGGGCGGCGTGGTGGCGATGCTGCCGGCCTTCATCCACGACATCCTGCATTACGGCCCGGAAGGCCTCGGCATCCTGCGCGCGATGCCGGCAGCCGGTTCTGTCTGCGTGGGGCTGTGGCTGGCCCGCCATCCTCTGCAGCAACACGCCGGACGCGTGCTGCTGTTCGCCGTGGCGGGCTTCGGCCTGGCCGTCATCGCCTTCGGCCTGTCGCGCAGTTTCTGGCTGTCGGCGGGAATCCTGCTGTTCTACGGCATGTGCGACGGCGTCTCGGTGGTGGTCCGCTCGACCATCCTGCAGCTGTCCACGCCCGACGATATGCGCGGGCGCGTGTCGTCGATCAACGGTATCTTCGTCAGTTCGTCGAACGAACTGGGTGCGTTCTACGCCGGCACGATGGCGCGCCTGCTGGGACTGGTGCCGGCGGTGATCGTGGGCGGTTTCGCGATCCTGGCGGTGGCCGGCGTGACCGCCTGGAAAGCGCCGCGGCTGCGGCGGCTGGACCTGCGCGAACTGCAGTAG
- a CDS encoding SufE family protein, whose amino-acid sequence MTDTIFPLEPTAAEAQAAIKDEFAFFGDWSERYQYLIDLGRKLPPFPEEWKREEHRLLGCQSMVWIVPAGDAAKLDFHAVSDSAIVSGLIFLALRVYAGRSAAEILATSPDYIADIGLAKHLSPTRSNGLASLLAFIRETAANAK is encoded by the coding sequence ATGACCGACACGATCTTCCCGCTCGAACCCACCGCTGCCGAGGCGCAGGCGGCAATCAAGGACGAATTCGCCTTCTTCGGCGACTGGTCCGAACGCTACCAGTACCTGATCGATCTGGGCCGCAAGCTGCCGCCGTTTCCCGAGGAATGGAAGCGCGAGGAGCACCGCCTGCTCGGCTGCCAGTCGATGGTCTGGATCGTGCCCGCGGGCGACGCGGCGAAGCTGGATTTCCATGCGGTCAGTGATTCGGCGATCGTCTCCGGACTGATCTTCCTCGCCTTGCGCGTCTACGCGGGACGTTCTGCCGCGGAGATCCTGGCCACCTCGCCCGACTACATCGCCGACATCGGCCTGGCCAAGCATCTCTCGCCCACCCGCAGCAACGGCCTGGCCTCACTGCTGGCCTTCATCCGCGAGACGGCCGCGAACGCGAAGTGA
- the cysS gene encoding cysteine--tRNA ligase, producing the protein MTLRLHNNLTRRVEDFQPLGPIPNMYVCGPTVYNYVHIGNARGPVVFGVLAALLRRRFGQLRYARNITDVDDKINAAAKELGVPISAITDRYAAAYRDDMAGLGVTGEFAPDIEPAATAHIPHIIAMIEQLIAGGHAYAAEGHVLFAVGSFAEYGKLSGRDPEEMLAGARVEVAPYKRDPGDFVLWKPSTPDLPGWESPWGIGRPGWHIECSAMAAAHLGETIDLHAGGVDLQFPHHENEVAQSECAHKHADGSHKPFARFWLHNGMLNFGGAKMSKSLGNIEKVHDLLQRHPPEALRYALLSAHYRQPLDWSEALVEQSKNTLDRLYGTLRDLGDVDGPAVTPPAIEDALDDDLNTPLALAEVARIAAEARKASGDAEKQRLKSELLGAGRVLGLLQQDPAEWFGRGTSTDDDARIQALIDERAAAKTSRDFARSDAIRDQLAAEGILLEDTPQGVRWKRA; encoded by the coding sequence ATGACCCTGCGCCTGCACAACAACCTCACCCGTCGGGTCGAGGATTTCCAACCGCTTGGCCCGATCCCGAACATGTACGTCTGCGGGCCCACCGTCTACAACTACGTTCACATCGGCAATGCCCGCGGGCCGGTCGTGTTCGGCGTGCTGGCGGCCCTGCTGCGCCGCCGTTTCGGCCAGCTGCGCTACGCCCGCAACATCACCGACGTGGACGACAAGATCAACGCGGCGGCCAAGGAGCTGGGGGTGCCGATTTCGGCCATCACCGACCGCTATGCCGCCGCCTACCGCGACGACATGGCCGGCCTGGGCGTCACCGGCGAGTTCGCGCCGGACATCGAACCGGCCGCCACCGCGCATATCCCGCACATCATCGCGATGATCGAACAGCTGATCGCCGGCGGCCATGCGTATGCCGCCGAAGGCCACGTGCTGTTCGCGGTGGGCAGCTTTGCCGAATACGGCAAGCTGTCGGGCCGCGACCCGGAGGAAATGCTCGCCGGTGCGCGGGTGGAAGTGGCGCCATACAAGCGCGATCCGGGCGATTTCGTGCTGTGGAAGCCCTCCACCCCGGATCTGCCGGGCTGGGAGTCGCCCTGGGGCATCGGTCGTCCGGGTTGGCATATCGAATGCTCGGCGATGGCCGCGGCCCACCTGGGCGAAACCATCGACCTCCATGCCGGCGGCGTGGACCTGCAGTTCCCGCATCACGAGAACGAAGTGGCGCAGAGCGAGTGCGCACACAAGCATGCCGACGGTTCGCACAAGCCGTTCGCGCGCTTCTGGCTGCACAACGGCATGCTCAACTTCGGCGGCGCCAAGATGAGCAAGTCGCTGGGCAACATCGAGAAGGTGCACGACCTGCTGCAGCGGCATCCGCCGGAAGCGCTGCGCTACGCCCTGCTGTCCGCGCACTACCGGCAGCCGCTGGACTGGTCCGAGGCGCTGGTCGAGCAGTCGAAGAACACGCTGGACCGGCTGTACGGCACGCTGCGTGACCTGGGCGATGTCGATGGCCCCGCGGTGACGCCGCCGGCGATCGAGGACGCGCTGGACGACGATCTCAACACGCCCTTGGCGCTGGCCGAGGTGGCGCGCATCGCCGCCGAAGCGCGCAAGGCCAGCGGCGACGCGGAGAAGCAGCGATTGAAATCGGAACTGCTCGGCGCCGGTCGCGTGCTCGGCCTGCTGCAGCAGGATCCGGCCGAGTGGTTCGGCCGTGGCACCTCGACCGACGACGATGCGCGTATCCAGGCACTGATCGACGAGCGTGCGGCCGCCAAGACGTCCCGCGACTTCGCCCGTTCCGATGCCATCCGCGACCAGCTGGCGGCCGAAGGCATCCTGCTGGAAGACACGCCGCAGGGCGTGCGCTGGAAGCGGGCGTGA